Proteins from one Salinispora arenicola genomic window:
- a CDS encoding ABC transporter permease: MFRATLKSLLARKLRLILSGLAVVLGVMFVSGAFVLTDTLGRSFDAAFADAYEGVDVNVAAKPKVELSDFEGGQVLAPVPAAAVERVRAVDGVADATGVVAADGARLIGSNGKVVTTFGPPQLGENWVGVSDLVQLREGREPQADDEIVVNAALAKAGRVAVGDQVGVLTLEPKQEFTIVGVFGYSGDRDSIGGVNEIMFTTPVAQQLMLGQRDVFTNITVAAADGVSNDRLRDDIAAVLGADFEVKTGAQLSADASAGLKEGLSFFNRILLGFAAVALLVGTFLILNTFSIIVAQRTRELALMRAVGAGRRQIIGSVVLEAVAVGLLASVLGLGAGVGVGALLAYVFGSITGGLDLAGIAVPPAAVIGAFGVGLVITVVAALLPALRAARIPPIAAMQDVATPDRPLTKVTVAGAAVTSIGATLLFLGLGGHTGDGSLMTILGGVLFAFIGVALLTPLVSRPVVGLLGGLFSWWMPGKLGRLNSGRNPRRTAITAAALMVGIALVTGVTVILDSAKSSISGLAQDRIKAELVIAGAQTGARPPSFDSAVLAESAAIPGVALVGGVYGDLAQVGDERTWVGANSDVSTLAKIFGAKATAGDISRLGPDQMLVSSDVAAARGLSVGSTVPVQLARADAKTYTVSGIYESDEFLDPVTLPVEAAQGFTIPQPITGFIQLTPSTQADDVLPRVEALLADSPEVSVADRDAFIQQQTSQLDGLLQMIQILLLLAIVIAVLGIINTLALSVLERTRELGLLRAVGLGRGQTMGMITVEAVVISVFGALLGITVGSGLGAAVVEALHDEGITDLVLPWADMGVMVGLGAFVGVLAAVIPAVRAARIDVLGAIAHD, from the coding sequence ATGTTCCGGGCGACCCTCAAGAGCCTGCTGGCGCGCAAGCTCAGGCTGATCCTGTCCGGGTTGGCGGTGGTGCTCGGCGTCATGTTCGTCTCGGGCGCGTTCGTGCTCACCGACACCCTCGGCCGGTCCTTCGACGCGGCCTTCGCCGACGCGTACGAGGGGGTGGACGTCAACGTCGCCGCGAAGCCTAAGGTGGAGTTGAGCGACTTCGAGGGCGGGCAGGTGCTGGCACCGGTGCCGGCCGCGGCGGTGGAGCGGGTCCGAGCCGTCGATGGGGTGGCCGACGCCACGGGCGTCGTGGCCGCCGACGGCGCCCGCCTGATCGGCAGCAACGGCAAGGTGGTCACCACCTTCGGACCGCCCCAACTCGGTGAGAACTGGGTGGGCGTGAGTGATCTCGTGCAGCTGCGCGAGGGCCGGGAACCGCAGGCGGACGACGAGATCGTCGTCAACGCCGCCCTGGCCAAGGCCGGTCGGGTCGCCGTCGGCGACCAGGTGGGCGTGCTCACGCTCGAGCCGAAGCAGGAGTTCACCATCGTCGGGGTCTTCGGCTACAGCGGAGACCGCGACTCCATCGGCGGGGTCAACGAGATCATGTTCACCACCCCGGTGGCACAGCAGTTGATGCTCGGCCAGCGCGACGTCTTCACCAACATCACGGTCGCCGCCGCCGACGGCGTGTCGAACGATCGGCTGCGCGACGACATCGCCGCCGTGCTCGGGGCCGACTTCGAGGTGAAGACCGGGGCACAACTCTCCGCCGACGCATCGGCGGGTCTGAAGGAGGGGCTGTCCTTCTTCAACCGAATCCTGCTCGGCTTCGCCGCGGTGGCGCTCCTGGTGGGCACGTTCCTGATCCTCAACACCTTTTCGATCATCGTGGCCCAACGCACGCGGGAACTGGCGCTGATGCGCGCCGTCGGGGCGGGCCGCCGCCAGATCATCGGCTCGGTGGTACTGGAGGCGGTGGCGGTCGGCCTGCTCGCCTCCGTGCTCGGCCTCGGCGCCGGGGTCGGTGTCGGCGCGTTGTTGGCGTACGTGTTCGGCAGCATCACCGGTGGGCTGGACCTGGCGGGGATCGCGGTACCACCGGCGGCGGTGATCGGGGCGTTCGGTGTCGGTCTGGTCATCACGGTGGTGGCGGCGCTGCTACCCGCGCTGCGGGCGGCACGGATTCCGCCGATCGCCGCGATGCAGGACGTCGCGACGCCGGACCGGCCGCTGACCAAGGTCACGGTTGCTGGCGCGGCGGTGACCTCGATCGGTGCCACCCTGTTGTTCCTGGGGCTCGGCGGGCACACCGGCGACGGCTCCCTGATGACGATCCTCGGCGGGGTGCTGTTCGCCTTCATCGGGGTGGCGCTGCTGACCCCACTGGTCAGCCGGCCGGTGGTCGGTCTGCTCGGCGGGCTCTTCTCCTGGTGGATGCCCGGCAAGCTGGGCCGGCTCAACTCCGGGCGCAACCCGCGCCGTACGGCGATCACGGCGGCGGCGCTGATGGTCGGTATCGCCCTGGTCACCGGTGTCACCGTCATCCTGGACTCGGCCAAGAGCAGCATCAGCGGCCTGGCCCAGGACAGGATCAAGGCCGAGTTGGTGATCGCCGGTGCGCAGACCGGCGCTCGGCCGCCGAGCTTCGACTCGGCGGTGCTGGCGGAGTCCGCGGCGATCCCCGGGGTGGCGCTGGTCGGTGGCGTCTACGGTGACCTGGCCCAGGTCGGCGATGAGCGCACCTGGGTAGGTGCCAACAGCGACGTGTCGACACTGGCGAAGATCTTCGGCGCGAAGGCCACTGCCGGGGACATCAGCCGACTCGGGCCGGACCAGATGCTGGTCAGCTCAGACGTGGCGGCCGCACGCGGACTATCCGTCGGCTCCACCGTGCCGGTGCAGTTGGCTCGCGCCGATGCGAAGACCTACACGGTCAGCGGCATCTACGAAAGCGACGAGTTCCTCGACCCGGTCACCCTGCCGGTGGAGGCGGCGCAGGGCTTCACCATCCCCCAGCCGATCACGGGCTTCATCCAGCTCACGCCCAGCACCCAGGCGGACGACGTACTGCCGCGGGTGGAGGCGCTCCTGGCGGACAGCCCGGAAGTGTCCGTGGCCGACCGGGACGCGTTCATTCAGCAGCAGACCAGCCAGCTCGACGGCCTGCTCCAGATGATCCAGATCCTGCTGCTGTTGGCCATCGTGATCGCGGTGCTCGGCATCATCAACACACTCGCCCTGTCCGTGCTCGAACGCACCCGGGAACTGGGGTTGCTGCGGGCGGTCGGGCTGGGCCGCGGGCAGACCATGGGCATGATCACCGTAGAGGCCGTGGTGATCTCGGTGTTTGGCGCGCTGCTCGGCATCACCGTCGGCTCCGGCCTCGGTGCGGCCGTCGTCGAGGCGTTGCACGACGAGGGGATCACCGACCTGGTGTTGCCCTGGGCGGACATGGGGGTGATGGTCGGTCTCGGCGCGTTCGTCGGCGTCCTCGCCGCCGTGATCCCGGCGGTCCGTGCCGCCCGCATCGACGTCCTGGGCGCCATCGCCCACGACTGA
- a CDS encoding HAD family hydrolase, which produces MDGTLVDSEKLWEVALHELAVAYGGALSEPARRAIVGTSMAVSMRILHDDLGQPERDPHASAAWINTRILELFRSGLRWRPGALALLQAVRAAGIPTALVTSSGRALVEVALDTLGRDSFDAVVCGDEVEAAKPHPTPYLTAARLLGVPIGRCVAIEDSPTGVASALAAGAAVLAVPTEVSVEPSAGVHQLASLTAADLELLAALLGKPPA; this is translated from the coding sequence ATGGACGGCACCCTGGTGGACAGCGAGAAGTTGTGGGAGGTCGCGCTGCACGAGCTGGCAGTCGCCTATGGGGGCGCACTCTCGGAGCCCGCCCGTCGGGCGATAGTCGGCACGAGCATGGCGGTCTCGATGCGGATCCTGCATGACGACCTGGGCCAGCCGGAACGCGACCCGCACGCCAGCGCCGCGTGGATCAACACGCGGATTCTGGAGCTGTTCCGCAGCGGGCTGCGGTGGCGGCCCGGCGCACTGGCCCTACTGCAGGCCGTCCGGGCCGCGGGTATCCCGACGGCCCTGGTCACCTCCAGCGGACGGGCGCTGGTGGAGGTGGCACTCGACACCCTGGGCCGGGACAGCTTCGATGCGGTGGTGTGCGGGGACGAGGTGGAGGCGGCCAAGCCGCATCCGACGCCCTACCTGACCGCTGCCCGGCTGCTCGGTGTGCCGATCGGCCGGTGTGTGGCGATCGAGGACTCCCCGACCGGGGTGGCAAGCGCCCTGGCCGCCGGCGCGGCGGTCCTCGCGGTGCCGACGGAGGTTTCGGTGGAGCCATCCGCCGGCGTGCACCAGTTGGCCAGCCTGACCGCGGCGGACCTGGAGCTACTCGCGGCGCTGCTCGGCAAACCGCCAGCCTGA
- a CDS encoding helix-turn-helix transcriptional regulator: MPPQQPVPGASSDSFRLRHLARLRRVRDRIDREYAQPLDVPALARGVNMSAGHLSREFRLAYGESPYAYLMTRRVERAMALLRRGDMTVTEVCFAIGSSSLGTFSSRFTELVGVPPSTYRRMASPATAGIPSCVSKQVTRPVRGREPRAAVRS; this comes from the coding sequence GTGCCTCCGCAGCAGCCGGTTCCCGGGGCGAGCAGCGACAGCTTCCGCCTGCGCCACCTCGCGCGGCTGCGGCGGGTGCGCGACCGCATCGACCGGGAGTATGCGCAGCCACTGGACGTACCGGCGCTGGCGCGCGGGGTGAACATGTCTGCCGGGCATCTGAGCCGTGAGTTCCGCCTTGCCTACGGCGAGTCGCCGTACGCGTACCTGATGACCCGGCGGGTGGAGCGGGCGATGGCGTTGCTGCGCCGCGGCGACATGACCGTCACGGAGGTCTGCTTCGCGATCGGATCCTCGTCGCTGGGAACGTTCAGTAGCCGGTTCACGGAACTGGTGGGTGTGCCACCGAGCACGTACCGGCGGATGGCATCGCCGGCGACGGCGGGAATACCGTCGTGCGTGTCGAAGCAGGTGACCCGACCAGTCCGGGGCCGGGAACCGCGGGCAGCCGTTCGGTCATGA
- a CDS encoding VOC family protein, whose translation MNITISASFLPHENADASVSFYREVLGFEIRNDVGYDGMRWVTVGPVGQPQTSIVLQPPAADPGINDEERRTIEEMMAKGTYAGVLLATPDLDEVFERVQASGAEVVQEPIEQGYGVRDCAFRDPAGNLLRIQQAP comes from the coding sequence ATGAACATCACGATCAGCGCGAGCTTCCTGCCACACGAGAACGCCGACGCTTCGGTCAGCTTCTATCGGGAAGTCCTGGGTTTCGAGATTCGTAACGACGTCGGCTACGACGGAATGCGGTGGGTCACGGTGGGCCCGGTCGGCCAACCGCAGACGTCGATCGTGCTCCAACCGCCCGCGGCCGACCCCGGGATCAACGATGAGGAGCGACGCACGATCGAGGAGATGATGGCGAAGGGCACGTACGCCGGCGTGCTGCTGGCCACCCCCGACCTCGACGAGGTGTTCGAGCGGGTACAGGCCAGCGGGGCCGAGGTGGTGCAGGAGCCGATCGAGCAGGGTTACGGGGTCCGGGACTGCGCCTTCCGTGACCCGGCCGGCAACCTGCTCCGGATCCAGCAGGCTCCCTGA
- a CDS encoding iron chaperone, producing the protein MRVTSKASRKGAQPESTEEGLSEAERTAVKDRAAELRSESRRSRSTNKAAADERDVLAKISAMAQSDRALAERLHALVAATAPELAPKLWYGQPAYARNGKVVCFFRSGQGDKQRYSTFGFTPEARLDEDHGLWATSFALTELSEQAEAAIARLVRSAVS; encoded by the coding sequence GTGAGGGTTACGTCGAAGGCCAGCAGGAAGGGCGCACAGCCGGAATCCACTGAGGAAGGACTCTCCGAGGCCGAACGCACCGCCGTCAAGGACCGTGCGGCGGAGTTGAGGTCGGAGTCGCGTCGAAGCAGGAGCACGAACAAGGCGGCGGCCGACGAGCGGGACGTGTTGGCGAAGATCAGCGCCATGGCCCAGTCCGACCGGGCCTTGGCTGAACGCCTGCACGCCCTCGTCGCGGCGACCGCTCCCGAATTGGCGCCGAAGCTGTGGTACGGCCAGCCCGCCTACGCCCGGAATGGAAAGGTGGTGTGCTTCTTCCGCAGTGGCCAGGGGGACAAACAGCGCTACTCGACGTTCGGTTTCACACCGGAGGCAAGGCTGGACGAGGACCACGGCCTGTGGGCGACGTCATTCGCCCTGACGGAGCTGAGTGAGCAGGCCGAGGCGGCGATCGCGAGGCTAGTCAGGAGCGCCGTGAGCTGA
- a CDS encoding DHA2 family efflux MFS transporter permease subunit translates to MGAAAEAETSEARPWTRAQKWTIVAAGLGVFITFHDVLVANVALPRIQSFYGLGESGLQWIVAAYSMGMAVAIMPAATMVDRFGRRRLFLTAVVVFSLASVTAGATSTFAAMLAARAVQGVASAVITVSALALVSATFPHKRQRFRALGLFAAVADIGLALGPPLGGYLAENASWRVVFFVNVPVAAVAVGLTLRYVAESRESTRRVVDLFGQLLFVVTVGAFTFAVIDGHDLGWGSPVILGTFALFATGLVAFIARELRSRSPMMDLRLFANRTYRLGIMAIFFGMFTVYGALLIVTQYFQNVRLYSPIEAGLLILPSSLASVALSPVAGFVAARRGPRLPALTGQFLVVSGLVVMVVGVSVSVPAVVVGFLLLGAGLSLIIAPVQGLALNSVPVERAGMASGIVATQRGLGSTAGYAVLGMIVAVWVGIALDSDLARTIPDRDERATVVARIVDNTNPNAFEAVVGPGRPIAHPDPDQVTKIRAVADRTFVRGMQLSLGSAALVALIILVILFRNFRASQDR, encoded by the coding sequence GTGGGCGCTGCGGCCGAAGCCGAGACGAGTGAGGCCCGCCCGTGGACGCGAGCCCAGAAGTGGACGATCGTCGCGGCCGGCCTCGGCGTGTTCATCACCTTTCACGACGTGCTGGTCGCGAATGTGGCACTGCCCCGAATCCAGTCCTTCTATGGCTTGGGGGAGTCCGGGCTTCAGTGGATCGTAGCCGCATACAGCATGGGCATGGCTGTTGCCATCATGCCTGCAGCTACGATGGTCGATCGATTCGGTCGGCGGCGACTGTTCCTGACCGCGGTTGTCGTGTTCAGCCTCGCCTCGGTGACCGCCGGGGCGACGTCCACATTCGCCGCGATGCTGGCGGCGCGGGCGGTACAGGGCGTGGCCTCCGCCGTCATCACCGTCTCCGCGCTGGCCCTGGTGTCGGCGACCTTCCCGCACAAGCGGCAGCGTTTCCGCGCTCTCGGCCTCTTCGCGGCGGTCGCCGATATTGGTCTGGCCCTCGGTCCACCGCTCGGTGGATATCTCGCCGAGAACGCGAGTTGGCGGGTTGTCTTCTTCGTCAATGTTCCGGTCGCCGCCGTGGCGGTCGGGCTCACCCTTCGATACGTCGCGGAGTCCCGTGAGTCCACCCGCCGTGTCGTCGACCTGTTCGGGCAACTGCTGTTCGTGGTGACTGTGGGCGCCTTCACCTTCGCCGTGATCGATGGGCATGACCTGGGCTGGGGATCTCCGGTAATTCTTGGGACGTTCGCCCTCTTCGCCACCGGCCTTGTTGCCTTCATCGCCCGCGAACTCCGCAGCCGCTCGCCAATGATGGATCTGCGGCTTTTCGCCAACCGTACCTATCGGCTGGGAATCATGGCGATATTTTTCGGCATGTTCACGGTGTACGGCGCACTGTTGATTGTCACTCAGTACTTTCAGAACGTTCGCCTGTATTCGCCGATCGAGGCCGGACTGCTCATTCTGCCGTCCTCACTCGCGTCGGTGGCGTTGTCCCCGGTGGCCGGCTTTGTCGCTGCGCGACGTGGCCCCCGCCTACCTGCCCTCACCGGCCAGTTCCTCGTAGTGAGCGGGTTGGTGGTCATGGTGGTCGGGGTGTCGGTGAGTGTGCCTGCCGTCGTGGTCGGTTTCCTGCTGCTGGGCGCCGGGCTCTCCCTGATCATCGCGCCCGTTCAGGGGTTGGCACTGAATTCGGTGCCGGTGGAGCGGGCGGGAATGGCCTCGGGAATCGTGGCCACCCAGCGGGGTCTCGGGTCAACAGCCGGCTACGCCGTACTCGGCATGATCGTCGCGGTGTGGGTCGGCATCGCGTTGGACAGTGACCTGGCCAGGACCATCCCGGACCGCGACGAGCGGGCCACCGTTGTCGCCCGAATCGTCGACAACACCAACCCCAACGCGTTCGAGGCGGTAGTCGGGCCCGGTCGACCCATCGCCCACCCCGATCCCGACCAAGTGACGAAGATCCGTGCGGTCGCGGACCGTACCTTTGTCCGGGGCATGCAGCTCAGCCTGGGATCTGCCGCCCTGGTGGCCCTGATCATACTGGTGATCCTCTTCCGCAACTTCCGTGCCTCCCAAGACCGCTGA
- the gadC gene encoding putative glutamine/gamma-aminobutyrate antiporter GadC translates to MAPSAARSPAKNSAKITVLGLAMLNIVAVVSLSGLPAEAEYGLSAAFYYIFAAVFFLVPVSLVAAELATAWPEKGGVFRWAGEAFGGRWGFVAIFLLIAQVTIWFPVVLTFGAISLAYTGPQATLDQKLSGNRLYILLTVLAVYWIATAIGSRGMAAFTRIAKWGGIVGTILPAAVLVTLGFAYLSTGGQSQIPLRWGDVVPDFSRVSNLVLAASIFLFYAGMEMNAIHVRDVRSPSRHYPLAVGIAAVGTMSILVLGTLAIAFVVPQSDIDLTQSLLITFIDVFRWLGLSWAAPVVAVALTIGVLAGIVTWVVGPSTAMLAVAKAGYLPPFFQATNKSGMPTHILLVQAVAVSVLAVLFVFMPSVQAAFQVLSQLAGLLYLVVYLAMFASAISLRYSQPDRRRPYRVPGGLVGMWVIGGVGFVASALALASSLVPPSQIGVGNPFLYIGLLVGLAGLIVTVPLVVYTRRKPHWHDPASDVAPFAWEARGARSGAADTRGRRTNDADE, encoded by the coding sequence ATGGCTCCGTCAGCAGCCAGGTCGCCGGCCAAGAATTCGGCAAAGATCACCGTTCTCGGGCTGGCGATGCTCAACATCGTCGCGGTGGTAAGCCTGAGTGGCCTGCCTGCTGAGGCCGAGTACGGGTTGAGTGCGGCGTTCTACTATATCTTTGCTGCCGTCTTCTTTCTCGTCCCGGTCTCACTCGTCGCCGCCGAACTTGCCACGGCATGGCCGGAGAAGGGTGGTGTCTTCCGGTGGGCCGGAGAGGCGTTCGGGGGGCGTTGGGGATTTGTGGCCATCTTCCTGCTCATCGCCCAGGTGACGATCTGGTTTCCGGTCGTCCTCACCTTCGGCGCGATCTCCCTGGCGTACACCGGCCCGCAGGCGACTCTCGACCAGAAGTTGTCCGGCAACCGGCTCTACATTCTCCTGACCGTGCTCGCGGTGTACTGGATCGCCACCGCGATCGGTTCCCGTGGGATGGCCGCATTCACCCGGATCGCGAAGTGGGGTGGCATCGTCGGCACCATCCTGCCTGCCGCTGTCCTCGTCACCCTTGGTTTCGCCTACCTGTCCACCGGTGGGCAGTCGCAGATCCCGCTGCGTTGGGGTGATGTGGTCCCGGACTTCAGCCGGGTGAGTAACCTCGTGCTCGCCGCAAGCATCTTCCTGTTCTATGCCGGGATGGAGATGAATGCGATCCACGTGCGGGACGTGAGAAGTCCCTCCCGGCACTACCCACTGGCGGTGGGGATCGCGGCCGTGGGCACGATGAGTATCCTGGTTCTGGGTACACTGGCGATCGCCTTTGTCGTTCCGCAGTCCGATATTGATCTGACACAGTCCTTGTTGATAACGTTCATCGACGTTTTTCGGTGGTTGGGCCTGTCCTGGGCTGCGCCCGTGGTGGCGGTCGCGCTCACGATTGGCGTCCTGGCCGGCATCGTCACCTGGGTGGTCGGCCCGTCGACGGCCATGCTCGCCGTGGCCAAGGCCGGCTACCTGCCGCCGTTCTTCCAGGCCACCAACAAGAGCGGGATGCCCACCCACATCCTGCTGGTTCAGGCAGTCGCGGTGAGTGTCCTGGCGGTGCTGTTCGTCTTCATGCCGTCGGTGCAGGCGGCTTTCCAAGTTCTCAGCCAGCTTGCCGGGCTCCTCTATCTGGTCGTCTACCTGGCTATGTTCGCCTCAGCGATCTCGCTGCGCTACAGCCAGCCCGATCGGCGCCGGCCATACCGGGTGCCGGGTGGGCTTGTGGGAATGTGGGTCATCGGTGGAGTTGGTTTCGTTGCCTCGGCGCTCGCACTCGCCTCCAGCCTGGTACCGCCGAGTCAGATCGGGGTCGGGAACCCATTCCTGTACATCGGCCTGCTTGTCGGGCTGGCGGGCCTGATCGTCACGGTTCCGCTCGTCGTGTACACCCGGCGCAAACCGCACTGGCACGACCCGGCCAGTGACGTGGCACCGTTCGCCTGGGAGGCGCGAGGAGCACGTTCCGGCGCCGCCGATACGCGGGGGCGACGGACGAACGACGCCGACGAGTAA
- a CDS encoding glutamate decarboxylase has product MPNTRRSIDSFGPGVVGLNPMFARPGEATELARFSIPDDESLPETAYQIVHDEVALDGNARLNLATFVGTWMDSHAEKLFAETFDKNLIDKDEYQATDVIETRCRTILADLWHAPEPRNAVGTSTIGSSEACMLGGLALKRRWQHARRSAGQSTDRPNLVMSSAVQVCWKKFCNYWDVEARTVPISEERRVLDGHDLRSYVDENTIGVVALLGVTYTGMYEPVEQIATALDDIQAATGWDIPIHVDGATGAFIAPFIQPDLVWDFRIGRVASINASGHKYGLVYPGLGWIVWRDQAALPDDLRFRVAYLGGDTPTVGLSFTRPGSHVLLQYYLFLRLGRDGFRRVQQATRDVAQYLSREIAAMPQFELWSDGSDIPVLTWHLRKGPSWNWNLYHLSDRLRMKGWKVPTYPMPEDLTDLTVQRIVVRNGLSRDLAGVFIADLHAEVAFLESLTVPITTLGQRPGFHH; this is encoded by the coding sequence ATGCCGAACACCCGGCGAAGTATCGACTCCTTCGGTCCTGGTGTGGTCGGACTGAACCCGATGTTCGCGCGTCCGGGTGAGGCGACTGAGCTTGCCCGATTCTCGATTCCGGACGACGAGTCGCTACCGGAAACCGCATACCAGATCGTGCACGACGAGGTGGCCCTCGACGGGAACGCACGGCTCAACCTCGCCACGTTCGTCGGCACCTGGATGGACAGCCATGCCGAGAAGCTGTTCGCCGAGACGTTCGACAAGAATTTGATCGACAAGGACGAGTATCAGGCCACCGACGTCATTGAGACCCGGTGCCGGACCATCCTGGCGGATCTCTGGCACGCGCCCGAGCCCCGGAACGCCGTCGGCACGTCCACGATCGGTTCGTCCGAGGCGTGCATGCTGGGTGGTCTGGCGCTCAAGCGACGCTGGCAGCACGCGCGTCGCAGCGCCGGCCAGTCCACGGATCGCCCCAATCTGGTGATGTCGAGCGCGGTGCAGGTGTGTTGGAAGAAGTTCTGCAACTACTGGGACGTCGAGGCCCGAACCGTGCCGATCTCCGAGGAGCGCAGGGTGCTCGACGGCCACGACCTTCGGTCGTATGTGGACGAGAACACCATCGGTGTCGTGGCGCTCCTGGGTGTGACGTACACCGGGATGTACGAGCCGGTCGAACAGATCGCGACGGCACTGGACGATATCCAGGCGGCGACCGGATGGGACATCCCCATTCACGTCGACGGAGCTACAGGTGCATTCATAGCGCCGTTTATCCAACCTGACCTGGTCTGGGACTTTCGCATCGGGAGGGTGGCTTCGATCAATGCATCGGGACACAAGTACGGCCTGGTCTACCCGGGCCTGGGGTGGATTGTCTGGCGAGATCAGGCGGCACTGCCCGATGACCTGAGATTCCGGGTAGCCTACCTGGGGGGCGATACACCAACGGTCGGGTTGAGTTTCACCCGGCCGGGATCCCATGTGCTACTGCAGTACTACCTCTTCCTGCGCCTCGGCCGGGACGGTTTTCGGCGAGTGCAGCAGGCCACGCGCGACGTCGCACAGTACCTGTCCCGGGAGATCGCAGCAATGCCGCAGTTCGAGTTGTGGAGTGATGGCAGCGACATTCCGGTGCTGACGTGGCATCTCCGGAAGGGGCCTTCCTGGAACTGGAACCTGTATCACCTGTCCGATCGACTGCGCATGAAGGGGTGGAAGGTTCCCACGTACCCGATGCCCGAGGACCTGACGGACCTCACCGTACAACGGATCGTGGTCCGTAACGGGCTCAGTCGCGATCTCGCCGGGGTCTTCATCGCCGATCTCCACGCGGAGGTGGCGTTTCTCGAATCCCTTACCGTTCCTATCACGACTTTGGGTCAGCGACCCGGGTTCCATCACTAA
- a CDS encoding NDP-hexose 2,3-dehydratase family protein has protein sequence MTAPTVLRLRADDTLAQRLARSAALRAEGFALRTADVAGWLTQRARAHHFRVERIALNDLDGWFFATDTGNLHHHTGRFFSIEGIDVNHNEGAIRRWQQPMIRQPEVGILGILAKEFDGVLHFLLQAKMEPGNRNLLQLSPTVQATHSNYTGAHRGTPVKYLEYFTDPSRGTVLTDVLQSEHGSWFYRKSNRNIVMETVDDVPVDDDFCWLTLGQIGELLRYDNVVNMDARTVLASCPVTSAEPGALNTDMELRSWFTVERSRHSLTAERVPLADIEEWKRSDFTLGRDDGRYFRLVAVAVEAGNREVTGWSQPLFEPTGIGVSAFLFRHFGGVPHLLVQAKVEAGFLDTVELAPTVQCTPGNWAHLPEPLRPYFLDVVRVAGPDRVRYAAVHSEEGGRFLNAESRYLFVEADEAQAPLDPPTGFRWATPGQLNNLAQHGHYLNVQARTLLACLNAGTVRLDPTR, from the coding sequence ATGACCGCGCCGACCGTGCTGCGCCTACGCGCCGACGACACGCTGGCCCAACGGTTGGCTCGCTCGGCGGCCCTGCGGGCCGAGGGCTTCGCGCTGCGTACGGCCGACGTCGCCGGATGGCTCACCCAGCGGGCTCGGGCTCACCACTTCCGAGTTGAGCGGATTGCGCTGAATGATCTGGATGGCTGGTTCTTCGCGACTGATACCGGCAACCTGCACCACCACACCGGCCGGTTCTTCTCCATCGAGGGTATCGACGTCAATCACAACGAGGGAGCAATTCGCCGGTGGCAGCAGCCGATGATCCGCCAGCCTGAGGTGGGCATCCTGGGTATTCTGGCCAAGGAGTTCGACGGTGTGCTGCACTTCCTCCTCCAGGCGAAGATGGAACCCGGCAACCGCAATCTCCTTCAGTTGTCACCGACGGTTCAGGCCACCCACAGTAACTACACCGGCGCGCACCGGGGGACGCCGGTGAAGTACCTGGAGTACTTCACCGATCCCAGCCGCGGGACTGTTCTGACCGACGTCCTCCAGTCGGAGCACGGTTCCTGGTTCTATCGGAAGTCCAACCGCAACATCGTGATGGAGACGGTGGACGACGTGCCGGTGGATGACGACTTCTGCTGGCTGACTCTCGGGCAGATCGGTGAGCTGCTGCGGTACGACAACGTCGTCAACATGGACGCCCGGACGGTCCTGGCCAGTTGTCCGGTGACCTCGGCCGAGCCTGGCGCCCTGAATACCGACATGGAGCTACGGTCCTGGTTCACCGTCGAACGGTCCCGCCACAGCCTGACCGCCGAGCGGGTTCCGCTGGCCGACATCGAAGAGTGGAAGCGTAGCGACTTCACTCTCGGCCGGGATGACGGCCGCTACTTCCGTCTGGTCGCCGTCGCGGTTGAGGCGGGCAACCGTGAGGTCACCGGCTGGTCGCAGCCGCTGTTCGAGCCGACGGGCATCGGTGTGAGCGCCTTCCTGTTCCGCCATTTCGGGGGCGTACCGCACCTGTTGGTGCAGGCGAAGGTGGAGGCCGGGTTCCTGGACACCGTCGAACTGGCACCGACGGTGCAGTGCACGCCGGGTAACTGGGCGCACCTGCCGGAGCCGCTGCGCCCGTACTTCCTCGATGTCGTCCGGGTCGCGGGCCCCGACCGTGTGCGCTACGCGGCGGTGCACTCCGAGGAGGGCGGCAGGTTCCTCAACGCCGAGAGCCGGTACCTGTTCGTCGAGGCCGACGAGGCGCAGGCGCCCCTCGACCCGCCCACCGGGTTTCGCTGGGCAACCCCGGGGCAGCTCAACAATCTGGCCCAGCACGGCCACTACCTCAACGTCCAGGCCCGCACCCTGCTCGCCTGCCTCAACGCCGGTACGGTGCGTCTGGATCCGACCAGGTGA